One genomic window of Choristoneura fumiferana chromosome 14, NRCan_CFum_1, whole genome shotgun sequence includes the following:
- the LOC141434649 gene encoding lysosomal proton-coupled steroid conjugate and bile acid symporter SLC46A3-like, with the protein MKEAEIELAQTANSNENGGIKPREPRKPLLDYVKVAFAFFTIEPYLLCYVLPSSISSIAVQRLNLEKACRVGLNHTKEKCDEWEGNITVQIQSMVADMTTWQIPLQSGIPAIFILFVGAWSDRTRNRKALMLLPIFGELVSSFGLILTTYFFNEWPLWATGLIESLPTALSGGLSIALMGSYSYLADVTSVESRTFRIGIAAVIVTLGSPAGTSISGILLQEFGYYGVFGTTTTLYCFGFLYTFFRIHDVNPIKIEGTWFEKVKDFFHPKNVWETICIVFKSSARLKVILVIAAHIVIVGPIYGEGTMLYQYIVLKYMMDDVEISLFFTYSILMGLCGTAVAVTVFSKLLKMHDAFIGIIATACKVISCCVYALAPTKPWFYSGPAFDFFGNSGITAIRSLGTKVVEPDQVGKMCSLIGFVEAVAPVIYTPLYSQTYKYTLATLPGAFYLLGGAMTIPAFLIFIKLYLIHRTEQKDVVKNPQAKEMYAHDNDVTAL; encoded by the exons ATGAAAGAGGCTGAAATTGAACTAGCTCAAACTGCAAATAGCAATGAAAATGGTGGAATTAAACCCAGGGAACCACGTAAACCTTTATTGGACTATGTGAAGGTGGCATTTGCTTTTTTCACCATTGAACCGTATCTCCTGTGCTATGTATTACCTAGTTCGATATCAAGCATAGCCGTTCAGAGGTTAAACTTGGAAAAGGCCTGCCGAGTTGGATTAAATCATACTAAGGAGAAGTGTGATGAATGGGAGGGTAATATCACTGTCCAAATCCAGTCAATGGTGGCTGATATGACGACGTGGCAGATTCCTCTACAAAGCGGCATTCCAGCTATTTTTATACTGTTTGTTGGAGCATGGAGCGACCGCACAAGGAACAGAAAAGCTCTTATGCTGTTGCCTATTTTTGGTGAATTAGTGTCCTCGTTTGGTTTGATCTTGACCACGTATTTTTTCAACGAATGGCCGCTTTGGGCGACTGGGCTGATAGAGTCACTGCCGACTGCCTTGTCCGGTGGATTGTCAATTGCTTTAATGGGGTCCTATAGTTACCTTGCAGATGTCACGTCCGTGGAGTCACGTACATTCAGAATTGGAATCGCCGCTGTTATAGTGACATTGGGTTCACCCGCAGGCACGTCAATCAGTGGTATATTATTACAAGAATTTGGCTACTACGGAGTATTTGGAACAACAACTACTCTCTATTGTTTCGGTTTTCTGTATACTTTCTTTAGGATTCATGATGTAAACCCAATTAAAATAGAAGGGACTTGGTTTGAAAAGGTAAAAGATTTCTTCCATCCGAAGAATGTTTGGGAAACAATTTGTATTGTGTTCAAATCGAGTGCGAGATTGAAGGTCATTTTAGTGATTGCAGCTCACATTGTTATTGTTGGACCTATCTATG gtGAAGGAACAATGCTTTATCAATACATAGTGCTGAAGTATATGATGGATGATGTTGAAATCAGCCTCTTTTTCACATATTCCATCCTTATGGGTTTATGCG GCACAGCAGTAGCGGTGACAGTATTCAGCAAACTGTTAAAAATGCATGACGCCTTCATCGGCATCATAGCAACGGCGTGCAAAGTGATATCTTGTTGCGTGTACGCATTGGCTCCGACAAAGCCTTGGTTCTACTCCGGGCCGGCTTTCGACTTCTTCGGCAATTCCGGAATAACCGCCATCAGATCCCTAGGGACCAAGGTCGTTGAACCTGACCAAGTCG GCAAGATGTGCTCTCTCATAGGGTTCGTAGAGGCAGTAGCGCCGGTGATCTACACACCGTTATACTCTCAGACATACAAATATACCCTCGCCACACTACCGGGGGCATTTTATCTGCTAGGAGGCGCAATGACGATACCAGCCTTCTTGATATTTAT AAAGCTTTACCTGATACACAGAACAGAGCAAAAAGATGTAGTGAAGAACCCTCAAGCCAAAGAAATGTATGCACATGACAACGATGTTACAGCACTTTAA